A region from the Rosa rugosa chromosome 6, drRosRugo1.1, whole genome shotgun sequence genome encodes:
- the LOC133718190 gene encoding putative UDP-glucose flavonoid 3-O-glucosyltransferase 3, producing the protein MKQSAELVFIPSPGIGHLVATVEVANLLLSRDDQLFITVLIIKFPFSIDGTDAYVESFADSSISHRIKFINLPQQNMETQGNSTINFLNFIDNQQTNVKDVVAKLIESETKNRLAGFVIDMFCTSMIDIANELGVPTYMFFTSPASMLGLMFHLQALRDDHNKDCIEFKDSTADLVVPSYSNPLPAARILPSILFEKETGNRFLNLAKRFRDVKGILINTFTELESHALLSLSSDGKIPPVYPVGPILNVNSDDNNDRVDSKQSKQKSDILKWLDDQPPSSVVFLCFGSMGSFSEDQVKEIARALEHAGFRFLWSLRQPPTKGKIGMPSDYADHTGVLPEGFLDRTAGVGKVIGWAPQVAILAHPAVGGFVSHCGWNSTLESLWFGVPVATWPLYAEQQANAFQLVTELGIAVEIDMSYRKDGLVVVTAEKIESGIKELMELDSDVRKRVKQMSDSSKKALMDGGSSYAALGHFIDQI; encoded by the coding sequence ATGAAGCAATCGGCAGAGCTAGTGTTCATCCCATCCCCAGGCATTGGCCACCTCGTGGCTACGGTGGAGGTCGCAAATCTCCTCCTGTCTCGAGATGATCAACTCTTCATCACTGTCCTCATCATAAAGTTCCCGTTCAGCATAGACGGCACCGATGCCTACGTTGAGTCCTTCGCGGACTCTTCCATATCACATCGAATCAAGTTCATCAACCTCCCACAGCAGAATATGGAGACACAAGGTAATAGCACCATCAACTTCTTGAACTTCATTGACAATCAGCAAACCAACGTTAAAGATGTTGTCGCCAAACTCATCGAGTCCGAGACCAAGAATCGACTCGCCGGGTTTGTCATCGACATGTTTTGTACCTCTATGATCGACATAGCCAACGAATTAGGGGTTCCTACCTACATGTTTTTCACATCCCCCGCCTCCATGCTCGGGCTCATGTTCCACCTTCAAGCACTTCGTGATGATCACAACAAGGACTGCATTGAGTTCAAGGACTCAACTGCTGATTTGGTGGTCCCGAGTTACTCCAACCCCTTGCCAGCTGCTAGAATCTTACCTAGTATCCTTTTCGAAAAGGAGACCGGCAACAGGTTCCTCAACTTGGCCAAAAGGTTTAGAGATGTCAAGGGTATTTTGATAAATACATTCACAGAGCTGGAGTCGCATGCCCTTCTTTCTCTCAGTTCCGATGGTAAGATCCCTCCGGTGTATCCGGTGGGACCCATACTAAACGTGAACAGCGATGACAACAATGACCGAGTGGATTCGAAGCAGTCGAAGCAAAAGTCTGATATCTTGAAATGGCTCGATGATCAGCCTCCGTCGTCTGTAGTGTTTCTGTGCTTCGGGAGTATGGGAAGCTTCAGTGAAGACCAGGTGAAAGAGATTGCTCGCGCATTGGAGCATGCAGGGTTTCGGTTCTTGTGGTCCCTACGTCAGCCTCCAACAAAGGGAAAGATTGGAATGCCCAGCGACTATGCCGATCACACAGGGGTGTTACCTGAAGGGTTTCTTGATCGAACGGCTGGGGTCGGAAAAGTTATAGGGTGGGCGCCACAAGTTGCCATATTAGCCCACCCGGCAGTCGGAGGTTTCGTCTCTCACTGTGGGTGGAATTCCACTCTGGAGAGCTTGTGGTTTGGAGTGCCGGTTGCCACGTGGCCCTTGTATGCCGAGCAACAAGCAAATGCATTTCAGCTAGTTACGGAACTAGGGATAGCCGTGGAAATTGATATGAGTTATAGGAAGGATGGTCTAGTTGTTGTGACTGCAGAGAAGATTGAGAGTGGAATAAAGGAGCTAATGGAGCTTGATAGTGATGTAAGGAAGAGGGTGAAACAGATGAGTGATAGCAGCAAGAAAGCTTTGATGGATGGGGGTTCCTCATATGCTGCTTTGGGACACTTCATTGATCAAATTTAA